One window from the genome of Pedobacter schmidteae encodes:
- a CDS encoding RagB/SusD family nutrient uptake outer membrane protein: MKKIRFTILLFGGLLILLTATRCKKFLQTDPISTITPGSFWKDKSDADAWMAGIYNSVQTTLNTNWFDWGEVRADNVKGAGTGTAQTKFLNNALSASDPDIVGSNGITGAASWSSLYTTISLCNYGIKYYPQMTSENIGGATATYTDYLGQCYGLRALMYFYGLRVWGKMPLITEPLETYGQPTQFARSPIADVKKRILDDIDLALKSIGTNKTNKYNMQKAAVYALQTDVYMWFQQYDLALAASQNTITESGCTWVTNAQSWKNMFTDPATSTETIFNLYWDNIERGGGVGVCGRMASGSNTNNYMITPKIFQELFDRTDPVTLLPSDGRLTTSFDMISYKTPVEYNSLNGAFGKFTIYDPAAKRSDGLPGGAFIYQANAECNVKLPIYRFADIMLLRAEALAHTGKYQEALDIVNAVRNRVGYKTQAKLADYTGDIVTGIERTILTERQYELLGEGKRWFDMCRIGKTYDFTNGYTYLTGIMNPILGARTGATKYEGTNIGRILFPIASAAFNANRKLVGDQNPPYDE; encoded by the coding sequence ATGAAAAAGATTAGATTCACAATATTATTATTCGGGGGATTATTGATCCTGCTAACAGCTACAAGGTGTAAAAAGTTCTTGCAGACGGATCCGATCTCGACCATCACGCCAGGAAGCTTCTGGAAAGATAAGTCAGATGCTGATGCCTGGATGGCGGGTATATATAACTCTGTACAAACGACGTTGAATACCAACTGGTTTGATTGGGGTGAAGTTCGTGCCGACAATGTTAAAGGTGCAGGTACCGGAACGGCACAAACCAAATTTTTAAATAATGCCTTGTCGGCTAGTGATCCGGATATTGTTGGTTCAAATGGCATAACCGGCGCGGCCAGTTGGTCAAGTCTTTATACCACCATTTCGCTTTGCAATTACGGTATCAAATACTATCCGCAAATGACCAGCGAGAATATCGGTGGAGCTACTGCAACTTATACCGATTATTTGGGTCAGTGTTATGGACTGCGTGCTTTGATGTATTTCTATGGTCTCAGGGTGTGGGGCAAAATGCCGCTGATCACCGAGCCGCTTGAAACTTACGGCCAACCAACCCAGTTTGCCAGATCACCTATAGCTGACGTAAAAAAGAGAATTCTGGATGATATCGACCTGGCATTGAAAAGCATAGGTACCAACAAAACGAATAAATATAACATGCAGAAAGCTGCTGTATATGCTTTACAAACAGATGTATACATGTGGTTTCAACAGTATGACCTTGCCTTGGCTGCTTCCCAAAATACAATTACCGAAAGTGGTTGTACCTGGGTTACCAATGCGCAAAGTTGGAAGAATATGTTTACTGATCCTGCAACTTCCACCGAAACCATTTTTAACCTATACTGGGATAATATTGAACGTGGTGGTGGTGTAGGGGTTTGTGGACGTATGGCTTCTGGTTCCAATACCAATAATTACATGATTACACCCAAAATTTTTCAGGAATTGTTTGATAGAACTGATCCGGTAACTTTATTGCCGTCTGACGGTCGTTTGACCACAAGTTTCGACATGATCAGTTATAAAACTCCGGTGGAATATAATTCCTTAAATGGTGCCTTTGGTAAATTTACGATATATGATCCTGCAGCAAAAAGAAGTGACGGCCTGCCGGGCGGTGCATTTATATACCAGGCAAATGCCGAATGTAATGTGAAACTTCCAATCTATCGTTTTGCTGATATCATGTTGTTAAGGGCCGAGGCTTTGGCCCATACCGGGAAATACCAGGAAGCACTGGATATTGTAAATGCAGTGAGAAACCGTGTAGGATATAAAACCCAGGCTAAGCTGGCCGATTATACAGGAGATATTGTAACAGGTATTGAGCGTACCATTCTTACCGAGCGTCAGTACGAGTTATTGGGCGAAGGTAAAAGATGGTTTGACATGTGCCGTATTGGAAAAACGTATGATTTTACTAATGGCTATACTTATTTAACCGGTATAATGAACCCAATTTTGGGTGCCAGAACAGGTGCAACCAAATATGAAGGAACAAATATCGGAAGAATTTTGTTCCCGATCGCTTCGGCAGCATTTAATGCTAACCGTAAGTTGGTGGGCGACCAAAATCCTCCTTATGACGAGTAA
- a CDS encoding TonB-dependent receptor, whose translation MKKTIQKIVMSVLALLFTTASLYAQTIKVSGTVTDDKGEGIPGVSVQVKGTKTAVQTGSAGKYTITVPSAESVLVFTYIGFDTKEEVVGARRSINPKLMPSLSDLDEVIVVGYGQQKKRDVTGAISSITAKAIEEKQPVSIFDAIQGAAPGVRVMTGSGAPGDESDITIRGMSTLSDDGVKPLYIVDGVPMKNIMSINPKDVLSIEILKDAASAAIYGSRSANGVILITTKQGEDGKPRINVDYLRSYSNLSRHIPQSNRLQRQMFDQRNRISLDPHPDDSTAYNKNADNDYQSLITQTAIRNQFDLSMSGGTPKLNYYNSLQYLDEQGIILASFNKRATMRTNLKYAPSKKVGLSTQLSFSYQNKNNINEGKVIQQALQRGPQQTLYLPSGELIYDNGGRKNPIAEAYLRENLTSIYRAVIFQGFDYSFTKDLKFHADASADVQFNRNTTFNSKLLENGANAISSGKDETNIPIRTQGNAVLNYKKTIAGNHNITALLGTNFEKNNLSEIQITGRKFVSENVHTLNAAGELTPSDTYSKGSGSALLGFFTRLGYDYKGRYLLNATLRRDGSSVFGTENQWGYFPAASVGWRFSDESFMKWSKKILTDAKLRGSWGITGNQQIGDFDAVQQFVFGTYYYNGVSGVRTDTRLGNSNLKWEETTQTNLGLDLTFFDGKLSFVGDYYIKKTKDLLYDAPLPLESGFPNKARINAGSLQNKGIELMVSGYPIQTKDFSWQTSINWSRVRNKILSLPGGDYVDDNWTVAEGREAGNFFGYRFLGIYQYDQSNAYTDDFKVRLIPQFQKDELGNVIIGKNMQPNLLGYTYPDGTPYSGTPKQLTTNGNISKGGDVIWQNQPDANGVLNGNIGNEDKIVTGYGQPRWSLGWSNNFTYKSFSLAVSLYGNFGNSIYNENRRNTASFSNSNTTPEPYYILNMYKYPGQITNSYIGGTQGADNVRKTNDYYLEDGSFIRLQNVRLGYQLPRKLIERFHIANFNLYVYGNNLLTWTKYTGFDPEVKQNSVLKPGLDNGQYPRKREMGLGLGITF comes from the coding sequence ATGAAAAAAACTATACAAAAAATAGTAATGAGTGTGTTGGCGCTGCTGTTTACTACAGCTTCACTATATGCTCAGACCATCAAGGTTTCAGGGACTGTGACCGACGATAAGGGAGAGGGGATTCCTGGAGTAAGTGTACAGGTAAAAGGTACCAAAACAGCTGTTCAAACAGGCAGCGCAGGTAAATACACGATTACTGTGCCCAGTGCAGAATCGGTTTTGGTATTTACCTATATAGGTTTCGATACTAAAGAGGAAGTGGTTGGCGCAAGGCGATCAATCAATCCGAAATTGATGCCCTCGTTATCCGACCTGGATGAAGTAATTGTGGTAGGTTACGGACAGCAGAAAAAGAGAGACGTAACAGGAGCAATCAGTTCAATTACTGCAAAAGCCATCGAAGAGAAACAACCTGTTTCGATTTTTGATGCCATACAAGGCGCCGCTCCAGGTGTACGGGTAATGACTGGTTCGGGTGCGCCAGGTGATGAAAGTGACATTACCATTCGGGGTATGTCTACGCTATCGGATGATGGTGTTAAACCTTTATATATTGTGGATGGGGTGCCGATGAAAAACATCATGTCCATCAATCCTAAAGATGTGTTGTCTATCGAAATCCTTAAAGATGCTGCTTCAGCAGCTATTTATGGTTCCCGTTCGGCGAATGGTGTAATCCTGATTACGACTAAACAGGGTGAAGATGGTAAACCAAGAATCAATGTTGATTACCTGAGAAGTTACAGCAACCTGTCGCGTCATATTCCGCAGTCCAACCGTTTGCAACGACAAATGTTTGATCAGAGAAACAGGATCAGTCTTGATCCGCACCCGGATGATTCAACAGCCTACAATAAAAATGCAGATAATGACTACCAGTCGTTAATTACACAAACTGCTATACGTAACCAGTTTGATTTGTCGATGAGCGGCGGAACACCGAAACTCAATTATTACAATAGCTTACAGTATCTGGACGAGCAAGGGATTATATTGGCCAGTTTTAATAAAAGGGCCACCATGCGTACCAACCTGAAGTATGCACCGTCTAAAAAAGTAGGTCTGTCAACACAGCTTAGCTTTAGTTACCAGAATAAAAACAACATCAACGAGGGTAAGGTAATTCAGCAGGCGCTTCAACGCGGGCCGCAACAAACCTTGTATTTGCCTAGCGGAGAGTTAATTTATGACAATGGGGGAAGGAAAAATCCGATAGCGGAGGCATATCTGAGAGAGAATCTGACGTCTATTTACAGGGCGGTGATTTTTCAGGGCTTTGACTATTCTTTTACCAAAGACTTAAAATTCCATGCAGATGCATCTGCGGATGTACAATTTAACAGAAATACAACGTTCAACTCCAAATTGTTAGAAAACGGGGCCAACGCAATCAGTTCCGGTAAAGACGAAACAAATATCCCAATCAGGACCCAGGGAAATGCGGTGTTGAACTATAAAAAAACAATTGCCGGAAATCACAACATTACAGCATTGCTGGGGACTAACTTTGAAAAAAATAACCTGAGCGAAATACAAATTACCGGTAGAAAATTTGTTAGTGAAAACGTACATACCTTAAACGCAGCCGGAGAGTTGACCCCGTCTGACACTTACTCTAAAGGTAGCGGATCGGCACTGTTAGGTTTCTTTACCAGACTAGGTTATGACTATAAAGGACGCTATCTGTTAAATGCTACGCTAAGAAGAGACGGTTCATCTGTATTTGGTACAGAAAATCAATGGGGCTATTTCCCTGCGGCATCAGTTGGATGGAGGTTTAGCGATGAGAGCTTCATGAAATGGTCTAAAAAAATATTAACTGACGCCAAACTGAGAGGTAGCTGGGGTATTACCGGTAACCAGCAGATTGGCGATTTTGACGCGGTTCAACAGTTTGTTTTTGGTACATATTATTACAATGGGGTGAGCGGTGTGCGTACCGATACCCGCTTGGGTAACAGTAACCTGAAATGGGAAGAGACCACGCAGACCAACCTAGGTTTGGATTTAACTTTCTTTGATGGCAAATTGAGCTTTGTGGGTGATTACTACATTAAAAAAACAAAGGATTTATTATATGATGCACCACTTCCTTTAGAATCGGGCTTCCCTAATAAAGCAAGGATCAATGCAGGTTCACTTCAAAATAAGGGTATTGAGTTAATGGTTTCAGGATACCCTATCCAAACCAAAGATTTTAGCTGGCAAACATCCATCAACTGGTCAAGGGTAAGGAACAAAATCCTTAGCCTGCCGGGTGGTGATTATGTAGATGACAACTGGACCGTAGCCGAAGGCAGGGAAGCAGGTAACTTTTTTGGTTACAGATTCCTGGGCATTTATCAGTACGATCAGTCTAATGCTTACACTGATGATTTTAAAGTGAGACTGATCCCACAATTTCAAAAAGATGAATTGGGCAATGTGATCATCGGGAAAAATATGCAGCCAAATTTGTTAGGTTATACTTATCCTGACGGAACACCATACAGCGGAACGCCAAAACAATTGACTACCAATGGTAACATTTCTAAGGGTGGTGATGTGATCTGGCAAAATCAGCCCGATGCCAATGGCGTTTTAAATGGTAACATCGGTAACGAAGATAAAATTGTAACCGGATACGGACAGCCGAGATGGAGTTTGGGTTGGAGCAATAACTTTACTTATAAGAGCTTCTCCCTTGCAGTTTCCCTGTACGGAAATTTTGGAAATAGTATTTACAATGAAAACAGAAGAAATACGGCGTCTTTTTCCAATAGTAATACCACTCCCGAGCCGTATTATATCCTGAATATGTACAAATATCCGGGGCAAATTACCAATTCTTATATTGGTGGAACTCAAGGTGCTGATAACGTTCGTAAAACCAACGATTACTACCTGGAGGATGGCTCCTTTATTCGTTTGCAGAATGTTAGACTGGGATATCAGCTGCCAAGAAAGCTTATCGAACGGTTCCATATTGCTAACTTTAACCTGTATGTTTATGGCAACAATCTGTTGACCTGGACAAAATACACAGGTTTTGACCCGGAAGTGAAACAAAATAGTGTGCTTAAGCCTGGGCTTGATAACGGACAATATCCGCGCAAAAGAGAGATGGGATTAGGACTTGGTATAACATTTTAA
- a CDS encoding RNA polymerase sigma-70 factor codes for MEEQGQHSAYTFEELFKDNYARLCHFAIQFLKDDDTAKDIVQEVFVTYWNMDNRPAYDAASTSAFLYSSVRNACLNKLRRLKLEQGYLNGRNADPAEDAIALNAMVRTEVMAELHKIITTLPENCQKVFRMGYLEGLKNPQIAAELGISVNTVKTQKKRGLELLKMRLNPDFFALLSLFLLK; via the coding sequence TTGGAAGAACAGGGACAGCATAGCGCCTATACATTTGAAGAATTGTTTAAAGACAACTATGCAAGGCTATGTCATTTTGCTATTCAATTTTTAAAGGATGATGATACGGCAAAAGACATTGTCCAGGAGGTTTTTGTAACTTATTGGAATATGGATAACCGCCCTGCTTATGATGCAGCCTCTACCAGCGCCTTCCTCTACTCCTCGGTACGAAATGCCTGTCTGAATAAATTGCGCAGGCTAAAGCTAGAACAAGGATACTTAAATGGACGGAATGCTGATCCTGCTGAAGATGCGATTGCGCTAAACGCCATGGTCAGAACTGAAGTGATGGCAGAACTGCATAAAATCATCACTACTTTGCCAGAAAATTGTCAGAAAGTATTCCGCATGGGTTATCTGGAAGGATTAAAAAACCCACAGATAGCGGCAGAACTAGGCATCAGCGTAAATACTGTCAAAACACAAAAGAAACGAGGTCTGGAATTGTTAAAAATGCGACTAAACCCCGACTTTTTTGCGCTACTTTCACTTTTTCTACTGAAGTAA
- a CDS encoding FecR family protein: protein METQNNFKHTSQLIIKFLKKELSAQEKKEFDLWYQASPTNRELVESFRNTAHVQQEINYIDAVDVNQGWADISKHIHAKPVKRFNWNNVFRYSAAAVLVMTIGFGIYRYNAGPSSSVLNAKVQDIMPGSQKAILNMADGSTIDLNTASLSLTDPKGKLAIAAKRGVLYFDREGKRNAAKGYNMLRTPRAGEYRMVLPDGTKVWLNAVSSIRFPTSFNKTERRIELAGEAYFEVAHNKALPFKITFNKTEVEVLGTHFNISSYGGKSRTTLVEGSVKITESGQQQMLKPGEEAIVANGDVAVHQTDTYKSIAWKEGSFYFKEDLMTDIMVQLSRWYDIEITYNGKPDTKRYSGNIRRQATLNQALEMLNAVSGTKFNLNGRTVTVDFNH from the coding sequence ATGGAAACGCAAAACAATTTTAAGCATACCTCGCAACTTATTATCAAGTTCCTTAAAAAGGAGCTTTCCGCTCAGGAGAAGAAAGAATTTGACCTTTGGTACCAGGCATCACCGACCAACAGGGAGCTCGTTGAATCTTTCCGGAATACAGCTCATGTGCAGCAGGAAATCAATTATATTGATGCTGTGGATGTAAACCAGGGCTGGGCAGATATTTCAAAACACATTCACGCCAAACCTGTAAAACGGTTTAACTGGAACAACGTATTCCGTTATAGCGCCGCCGCGGTACTTGTGATGACCATTGGCTTCGGTATTTATAGATATAATGCCGGCCCTTCTTCGTCAGTATTAAATGCCAAAGTTCAGGACATCATGCCCGGAAGCCAGAAGGCTATATTAAACATGGCGGATGGCTCGACTATAGATTTGAATACCGCTTCGTTGTCGCTAACAGACCCTAAAGGTAAACTGGCCATAGCAGCAAAAAGAGGGGTATTATATTTTGATCGCGAAGGTAAAAGAAATGCTGCCAAAGGCTACAATATGCTGAGAACGCCAAGAGCTGGCGAATACAGAATGGTGCTTCCCGACGGCACAAAAGTTTGGCTCAATGCGGTATCCTCCATCCGTTTCCCTACCAGCTTTAATAAAACCGAACGCCGGATTGAGCTTGCCGGAGAAGCTTATTTTGAAGTTGCACACAATAAGGCGCTACCGTTCAAAATAACCTTCAATAAAACCGAAGTAGAAGTACTGGGCACACATTTTAACATCAGCAGTTATGGAGGAAAAAGCAGGACTACACTTGTTGAGGGTTCGGTTAAAATAACGGAAAGCGGCCAGCAACAAATGCTTAAACCTGGCGAGGAAGCGATAGTAGCCAATGGAGATGTGGCTGTGCACCAAACTGACACTTATAAATCAATTGCCTGGAAAGAAGGCAGCTTCTATTTCAAAGAAGATTTGATGACCGACATTATGGTTCAGCTATCCAGGTGGTACGATATCGAAATCACCTATAATGGAAAACCTGACACCAAAAGATATAGCGGAAATATTCGAAGACAAGCGACTTTAAACCAGGCGCTGGAAATGTTGAATGCCGTGAGCGGAACCAAATTTAATCTGAATGGCCGGACCGTAACTGTAGATTTTAATCACTAA
- a CDS encoding SusC/RagA family TonB-linked outer membrane protein, protein MRLTIFLLITGCLAVQASGYAQKVNLSVRNAGIESVCLDIKKQTGYFFLYDTEVLKKSGKVSLELKNVELRDALQQMTAGKALNYKIIDRTVIISEAKSGTNAAQEEITVKGVVKSREGTEQAYLPLPGVVVTVKGTKKATATNGDGNYTIQVSANATLVFSMIGYSTKEIAVNGNKMIDVVMQQTASDLQEVIVTAYGTKEKKENQIGSAFQVTSKDLENKPSKRIDELLEGLVPGLQYEVQANGISSTRPRFQTRIRGEASFGASNEPLWVLDGIPINTGDETNMTPGMNTSISPLTYINPADIESVVVLKDATATSIYGADGSNGVILITTKKGKAGKRTINYAFRTGLNIINNNRFHVLNGNEYRELYTESYRNNTALNQAELPDLGTNNTDWYDVFFRTGVNTQHDLSFSGGYKNTRYYVSGAYYDERPIMIKNRIQRFSSRINLDQKVNKSIDLFLRVGASYNINNMFSPGSSYYENRPTDSPFAPDGTPILAFYNKLLDAENNDNRQKANILQGNIGGTVNILPGLIFTSTNGIDYKSLKEDIYSSQLAYSDRGEGQAIFAKSRNFDWDSQQRLNFDKTFNKHDVSALFGVEARSQDRKSNSIIGSGFENDYIRNANYAAKIRYTSSGDEKTALSYYGQFRYTFDGRYSILGSFRNDGNSDFGSDVKWAKFSSIGAAWTISNEKFWKIKQIDFAKLKMSYGTNGNSRIGAYKSKGIYSTNADNATYNDEPGAKMISGENPVLSWETTYIINGGISLGLFNRISLEVEAYRNITEGLLNDVDVSRTTGFTYILQNVGSVRNKGIELTLNTQNILKKDFTWNTRFNFARNTNKILKLYNNNPKVGDKTIRQVGKDVNVYYLVRWAGVDPADGGPLWYDARGNITKTFDLANRVTVGSSTPDFFGGITNSFQYKKFTLSALLIYNVGGYNFSDLQRDSESDGRNLKDDNQSTNLLDRWREPGDLSNIPKTVLNENANNARNSTRFLHKKTSLRLQNVSVNYNLSEAFVKKISLSRASVYLQADNVGFWTPYSTPSNRNDYRNSFNPYPQPLVLSFGLNVSL, encoded by the coding sequence ATGAGGTTAACTATTTTCTTACTAATAACGGGGTGCCTTGCTGTACAAGCTTCCGGGTATGCCCAAAAAGTAAATTTATCTGTTCGCAATGCAGGTATTGAAAGCGTGTGCTTAGATATTAAAAAGCAGACAGGCTATTTTTTCCTTTACGATACTGAAGTGCTAAAAAAATCAGGAAAGGTTAGCCTGGAACTTAAAAATGTAGAATTAAGGGATGCATTACAGCAGATGACCGCCGGAAAGGCGCTTAATTATAAAATTATTGATCGCACGGTAATCATTTCCGAGGCCAAAAGCGGCACCAATGCTGCTCAGGAAGAAATTACTGTAAAGGGTGTTGTAAAATCCCGGGAAGGCACAGAACAAGCGTATCTGCCGCTACCAGGTGTAGTAGTTACCGTAAAGGGCACAAAAAAAGCCACAGCCACTAACGGCGATGGGAATTATACGATACAAGTTTCGGCTAATGCTACTTTAGTATTTTCGATGATCGGTTACAGCACAAAAGAAATTGCGGTTAATGGTAACAAAATGATTGATGTAGTGATGCAGCAAACAGCCAGTGACTTGCAGGAAGTTATCGTAACCGCCTATGGGACAAAAGAGAAAAAAGAAAATCAGATCGGCAGCGCTTTCCAGGTGACCAGCAAAGATCTGGAAAATAAACCTTCCAAAAGAATAGATGAATTGCTGGAAGGTCTGGTACCAGGCTTGCAGTATGAAGTACAAGCTAATGGTATCAGTAGCACCAGACCAAGGTTCCAGACCCGCATTCGTGGCGAAGCTTCTTTTGGTGCCTCAAATGAACCACTTTGGGTATTGGACGGAATTCCCATAAATACCGGCGATGAGACCAATATGACGCCAGGAATGAATACAAGTATCAGTCCATTAACCTATATAAACCCGGCAGATATCGAATCTGTAGTAGTATTAAAAGATGCAACTGCAACTTCTATTTACGGGGCAGACGGATCAAATGGGGTAATACTGATTACTACTAAAAAAGGTAAAGCCGGCAAAAGAACAATTAACTACGCTTTTAGAACAGGCCTAAATATAATCAACAACAATCGCTTCCATGTACTTAATGGTAATGAATACAGGGAACTCTATACAGAGTCTTACAGAAACAACACCGCTTTAAATCAGGCTGAGTTGCCCGATCTCGGCACAAACAATACCGATTGGTATGATGTATTTTTCCGCACAGGCGTAAATACACAGCATGACCTATCTTTTTCAGGCGGCTACAAAAACACCAGGTATTATGTGTCGGGTGCTTATTATGACGAACGCCCGATCATGATCAAAAACAGAATTCAAAGGTTCTCCAGCAGAATTAACCTTGATCAGAAGGTGAACAAATCTATTGACCTATTCCTCAGAGTGGGCGCATCCTATAACATCAACAATATGTTTAGTCCGGGTTCTTCTTATTATGAGAACAGACCCACTGACAGTCCCTTTGCCCCTGATGGCACTCCTATTCTGGCATTTTATAATAAATTACTTGATGCAGAAAACAACGATAATAGACAAAAGGCAAATATATTGCAAGGTAATATTGGTGGTACCGTAAATATCCTGCCAGGATTGATTTTTACCAGCACCAATGGAATTGATTATAAATCCCTCAAAGAAGATATCTATAGTTCCCAACTGGCCTATAGCGACAGAGGCGAGGGACAGGCCATATTTGCAAAAAGCAGAAATTTCGACTGGGATAGCCAACAGCGACTGAACTTCGACAAAACCTTCAATAAACATGATGTTTCAGCGTTATTTGGTGTAGAAGCCAGAAGCCAGGATAGAAAATCTAATTCGATCATCGGTAGCGGTTTCGAGAATGATTACATCCGAAATGCCAACTATGCCGCAAAGATCAGGTATACCAGCTCTGGTGACGAGAAAACGGCTTTGTCCTACTACGGTCAGTTCAGATATACATTTGATGGCAGATACAGCATCTTAGGGAGTTTCCGTAATGACGGCAATTCAGATTTCGGCTCTGATGTGAAGTGGGCGAAATTCAGTTCCATTGGCGCGGCCTGGACTATCAGCAACGAAAAGTTCTGGAAAATAAAACAAATTGATTTTGCAAAACTTAAAATGAGTTATGGCACCAATGGAAACTCAAGAATTGGCGCTTACAAATCAAAAGGCATTTACAGTACCAATGCTGACAACGCGACCTATAATGACGAACCAGGGGCAAAAATGATCAGTGGTGAAAACCCGGTATTGTCATGGGAAACAACCTATATCATCAATGGAGGGATTAGCCTGGGGCTGTTCAACAGAATCTCCCTGGAAGTAGAAGCATATAGGAATATAACCGAAGGGCTGCTAAATGATGTAGATGTTTCACGTACTACGGGTTTTACCTACATCTTACAAAATGTTGGTTCAGTGAGAAATAAGGGAATAGAACTGACCTTAAATACACAAAACATCTTGAAAAAGGATTTTACCTGGAATACCAGGTTTAATTTTGCCAGGAACACCAATAAGATCCTCAAACTTTATAACAATAATCCTAAAGTAGGAGATAAAACTATCCGCCAGGTTGGAAAGGATGTGAACGTATATTATCTGGTACGCTGGGCAGGTGTAGACCCGGCTGACGGGGGACCACTTTGGTATGATGCACGTGGCAACATTACCAAAACATTTGATCTGGCCAACAGGGTTACCGTAGGTTCATCTACTCCTGATTTTTTTGGCGGGATAACCAATTCATTCCAATATAAAAAATTCACGCTTTCGGCTTTGTTGATTTACAATGTGGGCGGTTATAACTTCAGCGACCTGCAAAGGGATTCTGAATCGGATGGCCGGAACCTGAAAGATGACAACCAATCGACCAATCTCTTAGACCGCTGGAGAGAACCAGGAGATTTGAGCAACATCCCAAAAACTGTACTTAACGAAAATGCGAACAATGCACGTAACTCGACCCGTTTTCTGCATAAAAAAACCAGTCTGCGTTTACAGAACGTCAGTGTAAACTATAACCTTTCAGAAGCATTCGTAAAAAAGATCAGTTTAAGTCGCGCAAGTGTGTATTTACAGGCCGATAACGTAGGCTTCTGGACGCCCTATAGTACTCCGTCTAACCGCAACGACTACAGAAACTCTTTCAATCCATATCCACAACCACTTGTACTTTCATTTGGTTTAAATGTTAGCTTATAA